Proteins co-encoded in one Malus sylvestris chromosome 9, drMalSylv7.2, whole genome shotgun sequence genomic window:
- the LOC126583062 gene encoding PHD finger protein ALFIN-LIKE 4-like isoform X1, with protein sequence MIDREIRGGERAMKGADAALYNPRTVEEVFRDFKGRRTGMIKALTSDVEKFFQMCDPEKENLSLYGYPSEQWEVNLPAEEVPPELPEPALGINFARDGMAEKDWLSLVAVHSDAWLVSVAFYFGARFGFDKADRKRLFNMINELPTIFEVVTGTAKKQVKEKSSSNHGSNKSKSSSKAQRGSELQGRHSEVVQPKDEDEGLDEEEEDEREETCGACGGGGPSSLDEPWIFCDFCETWFHMKCVKMTPARAKQIKQYKCPSCSNKRARPD encoded by the exons ATGATAGACAGAGAAATaagggggggagagagagcaaTGAAGGGAGCTGATGCCGCGCTCTACAACCCTCGAACGGTCGAGGAGGTTTTCAGAGATTTCAAGGGCCGCAGAACTGGAATGATCAAGGCTCTCACTTCAG ATGTTGAAAAATTCTTTCAGATGTGTGATCCTG AGAAGGAGAATCTTTCCTTATATGGATATCCTAGTGAGCAGTGGGAAGTCAACCTACCTGCTGAAGAAGTGCCTCCAGAGCTACCAGAGCCTGCACTGGGTATCAACTTTGCAAGAGATGGTATGGCAGAAAAAGACTGGCTATCTTTGGTTGCTGTTCATAGTGATGCCTGGCTAGTTTCTGTTGCGTTCTACTTTGGTGCCAGATTTGGCTTCGATAAGGCTGACAG GAAGCGGctttttaatatgattaatgAACTGCCAACAATATTTGAAGTTGTGACTGGTACAGCAAAAAAACAAGTAAAGGAGAAGTCATCTTCAAATCATGGCAGCAACAAATCCAAGTCAAGCTCCAAAGCG CAGCGAGGATCAGAATTGCAAGGAAGACATTCAGAAGTAGTGCAGCCAAAGGACGAAGATGAGGGCTTGgacgaagaggaggaagatgAACGTGAAGAGACATGTGGGGCATGTGGTGGAGGAGGACCGTCCTCACTGGACGAACCCTGGATTTTCTGTGATTTTTGTGAGACGTGGTTCCACATGAAATGCGTGAAGATGACCCCCGCAAGGGCAAAACAGATTAAGCAGTACAAATGCCCTTCATGCAGCAACAAGAGAGCCCGGCCTGATTAA
- the LOC126582812 gene encoding nuclear transcription factor Y subunit A-3-like isoform X1 encodes MQNLNKKNSGFGSAHPTFPFVVGSSSWENSTETHVQHSSSSNSLILNMGVSLHNYHNSKQSQINFQDQDSSSTLSTGQSLSEVDSMKEGNPCGQGIVSAQSGYNETQGKPVGAHMKSLSPMENQSFIFPSQIDVSRSIGHIPFHYAEPYFGSLLATACGPQATIHHPQVVGITPGRVPLPLDLTEDEPIYVNAKQYRAILRRRQFRAKLEAQNKLVKVRKPYLHESRHVHALKRARGTGGRFLNVKKVQDSKPNTTHLRVNASGAAQLHLIGNMSESEVHERDNYRDGASTTSCSEVTSTSNGDDVFPRQALRFSAYPSHIGGTMQVPFVDVRGGGNQHHHSILR; translated from the exons ATGCAGAATTTGAATAAGAAAAACTCTGGTTTTGGTTCTGCCCACCCAACATTTCCATTCGTTGTTGGATCTTCATCATGGGAGAATTCTACTGAGACACATGTCCAACACTCATCTTCCTCCAATAGCTTAATCTTGAACATGGGCGTGTCACTACATAATTATCATAACAGCAAGCAATCTCAAATTAACTTTCAAGATCAGGATTCATCCTCAACTCTGTCGACAGGTCAATCTCTCTCTGAAGTTGATAGTATGAAAGAGGGCAACCCCTGTGGGCAAGGCATAGTTTCAGCACAATCAG GATATAATGAAACACAAGGGAAGCCTGTTGGGGCCCACATGAAATCACTATCACCAATGGAAAATCAGAGCTTTATCTTCCCTTCACAAATTGATGTTAGCCGTTCAATT GGTCATATTCCTTTCCACTATGCTGAGCCATACTTTGGAAGCTTACTGGCTACTGCTTGTGGGCCACAAGCTACG ATTCATCATCCTCAGGTGGTGGGGATAACTCCTGGTAGGGTTCCCTTGCCTCTTGATCTTACAGAAGATGAACCTATTTATGTAAACGCGAAACAGTACCGTGCAATTCTCCGGAGGAGGCAATTTCGCGCTAAGCTTGAAGCTCAGAACAAACTCGTCAAAGTTCGTAAG CCGTATCTTCATGAATCTCGGCATGTTCATGCATTGAAGAGGGCTAGAGGAACTGGTGGGCGCTTTCTCAACGTGAAGAAGGTCCAGGATTCCAAGCCAAATACTACACACCTCAGAGTGAATGCTTCAGGCGCTGCTCAGCTACATTTGATCGGAAATATGTCAGAATCTGAAGTTCACGAACGTGACAACTATAGAGATGGTGCTTCCACTACCTCTTGCTCTGAAGTCACAAGCACTTCCAACGGTGATGACGTATTTCCACGGCAAGCTTTGAGGTTCTCTGCCTACCCCTCTCACATTGGTGGGACCATGCAAGTTCCTTTTGTTGATGTGCGTGGCGGCGGGAACCAGCACCATCATTCCATCCTCCGGTGA
- the LOC126582812 gene encoding nuclear transcription factor Y subunit A-3-like isoform X2 — translation MGVSLHNYHNSKQSQINFQDQDSSSTLSTGQSLSEVDSMKEGNPCGQGIVSAQSGYNETQGKPVGAHMKSLSPMENQSFIFPSQIDVSRSIGHIPFHYAEPYFGSLLATACGPQATIHHPQVVGITPGRVPLPLDLTEDEPIYVNAKQYRAILRRRQFRAKLEAQNKLVKVRKPYLHESRHVHALKRARGTGGRFLNVKKVQDSKPNTTHLRVNASGAAQLHLIGNMSESEVHERDNYRDGASTTSCSEVTSTSNGDDVFPRQALRFSAYPSHIGGTMQVPFVDVRGGGNQHHHSILR, via the exons ATGGGCGTGTCACTACATAATTATCATAACAGCAAGCAATCTCAAATTAACTTTCAAGATCAGGATTCATCCTCAACTCTGTCGACAGGTCAATCTCTCTCTGAAGTTGATAGTATGAAAGAGGGCAACCCCTGTGGGCAAGGCATAGTTTCAGCACAATCAG GATATAATGAAACACAAGGGAAGCCTGTTGGGGCCCACATGAAATCACTATCACCAATGGAAAATCAGAGCTTTATCTTCCCTTCACAAATTGATGTTAGCCGTTCAATT GGTCATATTCCTTTCCACTATGCTGAGCCATACTTTGGAAGCTTACTGGCTACTGCTTGTGGGCCACAAGCTACG ATTCATCATCCTCAGGTGGTGGGGATAACTCCTGGTAGGGTTCCCTTGCCTCTTGATCTTACAGAAGATGAACCTATTTATGTAAACGCGAAACAGTACCGTGCAATTCTCCGGAGGAGGCAATTTCGCGCTAAGCTTGAAGCTCAGAACAAACTCGTCAAAGTTCGTAAG CCGTATCTTCATGAATCTCGGCATGTTCATGCATTGAAGAGGGCTAGAGGAACTGGTGGGCGCTTTCTCAACGTGAAGAAGGTCCAGGATTCCAAGCCAAATACTACACACCTCAGAGTGAATGCTTCAGGCGCTGCTCAGCTACATTTGATCGGAAATATGTCAGAATCTGAAGTTCACGAACGTGACAACTATAGAGATGGTGCTTCCACTACCTCTTGCTCTGAAGTCACAAGCACTTCCAACGGTGATGACGTATTTCCACGGCAAGCTTTGAGGTTCTCTGCCTACCCCTCTCACATTGGTGGGACCATGCAAGTTCCTTTTGTTGATGTGCGTGGCGGCGGGAACCAGCACCATCATTCCATCCTCCGGTGA
- the LOC126583062 gene encoding PHD finger protein ALFIN-LIKE 4-like isoform X2 gives MIDREIRGGERAMKGADAALYNPRTVEEVFRDFKGRRTGMIKALTSDVEKFFQMCDPEKENLSLYGYPSEQWEVNLPAEEVPPELPEPALGINFARDGMAEKDWLSLVAVHSDAWLVSVAFYFGARFGFDKADRKRLFNMINELPTIFEVVTGTAKKQVKEKSSSNHGSNKSKSSSKARGSELQGRHSEVVQPKDEDEGLDEEEEDEREETCGACGGGGPSSLDEPWIFCDFCETWFHMKCVKMTPARAKQIKQYKCPSCSNKRARPD, from the exons ATGATAGACAGAGAAATaagggggggagagagagcaaTGAAGGGAGCTGATGCCGCGCTCTACAACCCTCGAACGGTCGAGGAGGTTTTCAGAGATTTCAAGGGCCGCAGAACTGGAATGATCAAGGCTCTCACTTCAG ATGTTGAAAAATTCTTTCAGATGTGTGATCCTG AGAAGGAGAATCTTTCCTTATATGGATATCCTAGTGAGCAGTGGGAAGTCAACCTACCTGCTGAAGAAGTGCCTCCAGAGCTACCAGAGCCTGCACTGGGTATCAACTTTGCAAGAGATGGTATGGCAGAAAAAGACTGGCTATCTTTGGTTGCTGTTCATAGTGATGCCTGGCTAGTTTCTGTTGCGTTCTACTTTGGTGCCAGATTTGGCTTCGATAAGGCTGACAG GAAGCGGctttttaatatgattaatgAACTGCCAACAATATTTGAAGTTGTGACTGGTACAGCAAAAAAACAAGTAAAGGAGAAGTCATCTTCAAATCATGGCAGCAACAAATCCAAGTCAAGCTCCAAAGCG CGAGGATCAGAATTGCAAGGAAGACATTCAGAAGTAGTGCAGCCAAAGGACGAAGATGAGGGCTTGgacgaagaggaggaagatgAACGTGAAGAGACATGTGGGGCATGTGGTGGAGGAGGACCGTCCTCACTGGACGAACCCTGGATTTTCTGTGATTTTTGTGAGACGTGGTTCCACATGAAATGCGTGAAGATGACCCCCGCAAGGGCAAAACAGATTAAGCAGTACAAATGCCCTTCATGCAGCAACAAGAGAGCCCGGCCTGATTAA